One Pantoea eucalypti genomic region harbors:
- the secA gene encoding preprotein translocase subunit SecA: MFSKILTKVFGSSNDRTLRRMRKVVDVINKMEPDFEKLSDDELKAKTDLFRERLKKGESLESLIPEAFATVREASKRVFGMRHFDVQLIGGMVLNDRCIAEMRTGEGKTLTATLPAYLNALSGKGVHVVTVNDYLAQRDAENNRPLFEFLGLTIGINMSGLPAVAKREAYAADITYGTNNEYGFDYLRDNMAFSPEERVQRKLHYALVDEVDSILIDEARTPLIISGPAEDSSDLYTKVNKIIPHLVRQDKEDTETHQGEGDFWVDEKARQAHMSERGLVKVEELLVSQGIMEAGESLYSPTNIMLMHHVTAALRAHALFTRDVDYIVKDGEVVIVDEHTGRTMQGRRWSDGLHQAIEAKEGVEIQNENQTLASITFQNYFRIYEKLAGMTGTADTEAFEFSSIYKLDTIVVPTNRPMVRKDLADLVYMTEKEKIDAIIEDIRERTANGQPVLVGTISIEKSEVVSNELTRAGIKHNVLNAKFHAREADIVAQAGQPGAVTIATNMAGRGTDIMLGGSWHAEVAELEEPTEAQIEEIKAAWQIRHDAVLASGGLHIVGTERHESRRIDNQLRGRAGRQGDAGSSRFYLSMEDALMRIFASDRVSNMMRKLGMKPGEAIEHPWVTKAIANAQRKVESRNFDIRKQLLEYDDVANDQRRAIYSQRNELLDVSDVSETINSIRHDVYKATIDTYIPPQSLEEMWDVPGLEERLRTDFDLNLPIAEWLDKEPDLHEEVLRERIMTHAMESYAEKEEIVGAEMMRNFEKGVMLQTLDSLWKEHLAAMDYLRQGIHLRGYAQKDPKQEYKRESFAMFAAMLESLKYEVISTLSKVQVRMPEEVEAMEQQRREEAERLAQQQQLSHVEEDLLAAEPVAEQSGERKVGRNDPCPCGSGKKYKQCHGRIA, encoded by the coding sequence ATGTTTAGCAAAATATTAACCAAGGTTTTTGGTAGCAGTAACGATCGTACGCTGCGTCGTATGCGCAAGGTGGTGGATGTCATCAATAAGATGGAGCCTGATTTTGAGAAGCTCTCTGACGATGAACTGAAAGCTAAAACCGACCTGTTCCGCGAGCGCCTGAAAAAAGGTGAATCGCTGGAGAGTCTGATCCCGGAAGCGTTCGCGACCGTGCGTGAAGCGAGTAAACGTGTGTTCGGTATGCGTCACTTTGATGTGCAGCTGATCGGCGGCATGGTGCTGAACGACCGCTGCATCGCTGAGATGCGTACCGGTGAAGGTAAAACCCTGACCGCAACGCTGCCAGCCTACCTGAATGCGCTCTCTGGTAAAGGTGTTCACGTGGTGACCGTCAACGACTATCTGGCACAGCGTGATGCGGAAAACAACCGACCACTGTTTGAGTTCCTGGGTCTGACGATTGGTATCAACATGTCGGGCCTGCCGGCTGTGGCGAAGCGTGAAGCATATGCAGCAGACATTACCTACGGCACCAACAACGAGTATGGCTTCGACTACCTGCGTGACAACATGGCGTTCAGCCCGGAAGAGCGCGTACAGCGTAAACTGCACTATGCGCTGGTGGATGAGGTCGACTCCATCCTGATCGATGAAGCGCGTACACCGCTGATCATCTCCGGTCCGGCAGAAGACAGTTCTGATCTCTACACCAAAGTGAACAAGATCATCCCTCACCTGGTTCGCCAGGATAAAGAAGATACCGAAACCCATCAGGGTGAAGGCGACTTCTGGGTCGATGAGAAAGCGCGTCAGGCTCATATGTCTGAACGCGGTCTGGTGAAAGTGGAAGAGCTGCTGGTCAGCCAGGGCATTATGGAGGCGGGCGAGTCACTTTACTCGCCGACCAACATCATGCTGATGCACCACGTCACTGCGGCACTGCGCGCGCATGCACTCTTTACCCGCGATGTTGATTACATCGTGAAAGATGGCGAAGTGGTAATCGTTGATGAACACACCGGCCGTACCATGCAGGGTCGTCGCTGGTCAGATGGTCTGCATCAGGCGATTGAAGCGAAAGAAGGCGTAGAGATCCAGAACGAGAACCAGACGCTGGCCTCTATTACCTTCCAGAACTACTTCCGTATTTACGAAAAGCTGGCCGGTATGACCGGTACTGCTGATACCGAAGCGTTCGAATTCAGCTCTATTTACAAGCTCGACACCATTGTCGTGCCGACTAACCGTCCGATGGTGCGTAAAGATCTGGCTGACCTGGTCTACATGACAGAGAAAGAGAAGATCGATGCGATTATCGAAGATATCCGTGAGCGTACAGCCAATGGACAGCCGGTACTGGTGGGCACCATCTCGATTGAAAAATCAGAAGTGGTCTCTAATGAACTGACCCGCGCCGGTATCAAACATAACGTCCTGAACGCCAAATTCCACGCCCGCGAAGCGGACATCGTGGCGCAGGCTGGTCAACCGGGCGCGGTCACTATCGCGACCAACATGGCCGGACGTGGTACGGACATTATGCTGGGCGGTAGCTGGCACGCTGAAGTGGCCGAACTGGAAGAGCCAACTGAAGCGCAAATCGAAGAGATTAAAGCGGCCTGGCAGATTCGTCATGACGCGGTGCTGGCGTCAGGTGGTTTGCATATTGTGGGTACTGAGCGTCACGAATCCCGTCGTATCGATAACCAGCTGCGTGGTCGTGCAGGTCGTCAGGGTGACGCCGGTTCTTCTCGTTTCTACCTGTCGATGGAAGATGCGCTGATGCGTATTTTCGCCTCCGATCGCGTATCGAATATGATGCGTAAACTGGGCATGAAGCCAGGCGAAGCGATTGAGCACCCGTGGGTGACTAAAGCGATTGCCAACGCACAGCGTAAAGTCGAAAGCCGTAACTTCGATATTCGTAAGCAGCTGCTGGAATATGATGATGTGGCTAACGACCAGCGTCGTGCGATCTACAGTCAGCGTAATGAGCTGCTGGATGTGTCTGATGTGAGCGAAACCATCAACAGCATTCGCCACGATGTTTACAAAGCCACCATCGATACCTACATTCCGCCACAGTCGCTGGAAGAAATGTGGGACGTGCCTGGCCTGGAAGAGCGTCTGCGCACTGACTTCGATCTTAACCTGCCGATTGCAGAGTGGCTGGACAAAGAGCCCGATCTGCATGAAGAAGTGCTGCGTGAACGCATCATGACCCATGCCATGGAAAGCTACGCAGAGAAAGAAGAGATCGTCGGCGCTGAAATGATGCGCAACTTCGAAAAAGGCGTGATGCTGCAGACGCTGGACTCTCTGTGGAAAGAGCATCTGGCAGCGATGGACTATCTGCGCCAGGGTATCCATCTGCGCGGCTATGCGCAGAAAGATCCAAAGCAGGAGTACAAGCGTGAATCCTTTGCCATGTTCGCCGCAATGCTTGAATCACTGAAGTATGAAGTGATCAGTACGCTGAGCAAAGTTCAGGTGCGCATGCCAGAAGAAGTTGAAGCGATGGAGCAACAGCGTCGCGAAGAAGCTGAACGTCTGGCACAGCAACAGCAGCTGAGCCATGTGGAAGAAGATCTGCTGGCAGCTGAGCCTGTGGCTGAGCAAAGTGGAGAACGCAAAGTGGGCCGCAACGATCCCTGCCCATGTGGTTCCGGTAAAAAGTATAAGCAGTGTCATGGCCGTATCGCCTGA
- the secM gene encoding secA translation cis-regulator SecM gives MIGILQRWRQLGRRYFWPHLLLGMVAASFGLPACAQSAEPNASSESPASSLFLGNATRFDHLIRLQEASRRPSFSVDYWHQHAIRTVIRHLSFTLAPQAQAEQQQLPLAAQKLALIDSLHNLLTSHSALHTAPQQMATPPLFMAVTRSWVEWHASVHGIRAGPARLFC, from the coding sequence GTGATCGGGATTCTTCAGCGCTGGCGACAATTAGGTAGACGCTATTTCTGGCCTCATCTCCTGTTAGGGATGGTAGCGGCCAGCTTTGGCCTGCCAGCCTGTGCGCAAAGCGCCGAACCCAACGCGTCCTCTGAATCGCCAGCCAGCAGCCTCTTTCTTGGCAATGCCACACGCTTTGATCATTTAATCCGGCTCCAGGAAGCGTCACGGCGCCCGAGCTTCAGCGTGGATTACTGGCATCAGCACGCCATCCGCACCGTTATTCGTCACCTTTCTTTCACGCTTGCCCCCCAGGCGCAGGCGGAACAACAGCAGTTACCGCTGGCGGCCCAAAAGCTGGCGCTGATTGACTCACTGCATAATTTACTGACATCGCACTCTGCGCTGCATACCGCACCGCAGCAGATGGCAACACCGCCTCTCTTCATGGCCGTTACCCGTTCATGGGTAGAATGGCATGCCAGTGTGCATGGCATCCGCGCCGGACCCGCCCGATTGTTCTGCTAA
- the lpxC gene encoding UDP-3-O-acyl-N-acetylglucosamine deacetylase: MIKQRTLKRIVQATGVGLHTGKKVTLTLRPASANTGVIYRRTDLNPPVDFPADAKYVRDTMLSTCLVNDEGVRISTVEHLNAALAGLGIDNIIVEVDAPEIPIMDGSAAPFIYLLMDAGIEQLNSAKKFVRVKQTVRVEEGDKWAEIKPYNGFSLDFTIDFKHPAIDSSSQRYAMNFSADAFVRQISRARTFGFMREIEYLQSKGLCLGGSLDCAIGLDDFRVLNEEGLRFEDEFVRHKMLDAIGDLFMCGHNIIGAFSAFKSGHALNNKLLQAVLAKQEAWEWATFEDEAELPVAFKAPNLVLA, translated from the coding sequence ATGATCAAACAAAGGACATTAAAACGTATTGTTCAGGCGACGGGTGTCGGTTTACATACCGGCAAAAAAGTCACACTGACATTACGCCCTGCGTCGGCTAATACCGGGGTCATCTATCGTCGCACCGACTTGAATCCACCGGTAGATTTTCCGGCTGATGCAAAATACGTGCGCGACACCATGCTGAGTACCTGCCTGGTGAATGATGAAGGCGTGCGTATTTCAACGGTTGAACACCTCAATGCCGCCCTGGCGGGTCTGGGTATCGACAACATTATTGTTGAAGTCGATGCGCCGGAAATCCCGATCATGGATGGCAGCGCAGCACCGTTTATCTATCTGCTGATGGATGCGGGTATCGAGCAGCTCAACAGCGCGAAGAAATTTGTGCGTGTTAAGCAGACCGTGCGTGTGGAAGAGGGTGACAAATGGGCCGAGATCAAACCGTACAACGGTTTCTCGCTTGATTTCACCATCGACTTCAAACACCCGGCTATCGACTCCAGCTCACAGCGCTATGCGATGAACTTCTCTGCTGACGCCTTTGTTCGTCAAATCAGCCGGGCGCGTACATTTGGCTTTATGCGTGAAATCGAATATCTGCAGTCTAAAGGCCTGTGCCTGGGCGGTAGCTTAGATTGTGCGATAGGTCTGGATGATTTCCGCGTACTGAATGAAGAAGGTCTGCGTTTTGAGGACGAGTTTGTTCGTCACAAAATGCTGGACGCGATTGGCGACTTGTTTATGTGTGGTCACAACATCATTGGCGCATTCTCTGCGTTTAAATCGGGTCACGCGCTGAATAACAAGTTGCTGCAAGCGGTTCTGGCTAAGCAGGAAGCCTGGGAATGGGCAACCTTCGAAGACGAAGCTGAACTGCCAGTGGCATTCAAAGCACCGAATCTGGTTCTGGCTTAA
- the ftsZ gene encoding cell division protein FtsZ, with translation MFEPMELTNDAVIKVIGVGGGGGNAVEHMVRERIEGVEFFAVNTDAQALRKTAVGQTIQIGNNITKGLGAGANPEVGRNSAEEDREALRAALEGADMVFIAAGMGGGTGTGAAPVVAEVAKDLGILTVAVVTKPFNFEGKKRMAFAEQGIAELSKHVDSLITIPNDKLLKVLGRGISLLDAFGAANDVLKGAVQGIAELITRPGLMNVDFADVRTVMSEMGYAMMGSGVACGEDRAEEAAEMAISSPLLEDIDLSGARGVLVNITAGFDLRLDEFETVGNTIRAFASDNATVVIGTSLDPEMNDELRVTVVATGIGMDKRPEITLVTNKPASQPVMDHRYQQHGMSPLPQEQKPAAKVVNDQAAQSNKEPDYLDIPAFLRKQAD, from the coding sequence ATGTTTGAACCTATGGAATTAACCAACGACGCGGTGATTAAAGTCATCGGCGTCGGTGGCGGCGGCGGTAACGCCGTAGAGCACATGGTACGCGAACGTATCGAAGGTGTGGAATTCTTTGCTGTGAATACCGACGCGCAAGCGCTGCGTAAAACAGCTGTCGGCCAGACCATTCAGATCGGTAATAACATTACCAAAGGTCTGGGTGCGGGTGCGAATCCGGAAGTAGGCCGTAACTCAGCAGAAGAAGATCGCGAAGCACTGCGGGCTGCGCTGGAAGGGGCAGACATGGTCTTCATCGCAGCAGGCATGGGCGGCGGTACCGGTACCGGTGCAGCCCCTGTAGTTGCTGAAGTGGCTAAGGATCTCGGTATCCTGACGGTGGCCGTTGTTACCAAGCCGTTCAACTTCGAAGGCAAAAAGCGCATGGCGTTTGCTGAGCAGGGGATCGCTGAACTTTCTAAGCACGTCGATTCACTGATCACTATTCCCAACGACAAGCTGCTGAAAGTGCTGGGCCGTGGTATTTCCCTGCTGGATGCATTTGGCGCTGCTAACGACGTGCTGAAAGGCGCAGTCCAGGGTATTGCCGAGCTGATCACCCGTCCGGGCCTGATGAACGTCGACTTTGCTGACGTGCGTACAGTGATGTCCGAAATGGGCTATGCCATGATGGGTTCAGGCGTTGCGTGCGGTGAAGATCGTGCGGAAGAAGCGGCTGAAATGGCGATCTCCAGCCCACTGCTGGAAGATATTGATCTGTCAGGCGCCCGTGGCGTGCTGGTCAACATTACTGCGGGCTTCGACCTGCGTCTGGATGAGTTTGAGACCGTGGGTAACACTATCCGCGCCTTCGCCTCTGACAACGCAACCGTTGTAATCGGTACCTCTCTGGATCCGGAAATGAATGACGAACTGCGCGTCACTGTCGTGGCAACCGGTATCGGCATGGACAAACGTCCGGAAATCACGCTGGTCACCAACAAGCCAGCCAGCCAGCCAGTGATGGATCATCGCTATCAGCAGCACGGTATGTCACCGCTGCCGCAGGAGCAAAAACCAGCTGCCAAAGTCGTTAACGACCAGGCTGCGCAGTCGAACAAAGAGCCTGACTATCTTGATATTCCGGCCTTTTTACGTAAGCAGGCCGATTAG
- the ftsA gene encoding cell division protein FtsA, which produces MIKATDRKLVVGLEIGTAKVAALVGEILPDGMVNIIGVGSCPSRGMDKGGVNDLESVVKCVQRAIDQAELMADCQISSVYLALSGKHISCQNEIGMVPISEEEVTQDDVENVVHTAKSVRVRDEHRILHVIPQEYAIDYQEGIKNPVGLSGVRMQAKVHLITCHNDMAKNIVKAVERCGLKVDQLIFAGLASSFAVLTEDERELGVCVVDIGGGTMDIAVYTGGALRHTKVIPYAGNVVTSDIAYAFGTPPTDAEAIKVRHGCALGSIVGKDENVEVPSVGGRPPRSLQRQTLAEVIEPRYTELLNLVNDEILQLQEQLRQQGVKHHLAAGIVLTGGAAQIEGLAACAQRVFHTQVRIGQPLNITGLTDYAQESYYSTAVGLLHYGKESHMNGDAETEKRVSVGNWFKRINSWLKKEF; this is translated from the coding sequence ATGATCAAGGCAACGGACAGAAAACTGGTAGTTGGACTCGAAATCGGCACTGCGAAAGTTGCCGCCCTGGTTGGGGAAATTCTGCCCGATGGTATGGTCAACATTATTGGGGTGGGCAGCTGTCCTTCCCGTGGTATGGATAAAGGTGGCGTAAACGATCTTGAGTCGGTGGTGAAATGCGTTCAGCGCGCCATCGATCAGGCTGAGCTGATGGCGGATTGCCAGATCTCCTCCGTCTACCTTGCTTTATCGGGCAAACATATCAGTTGTCAGAACGAAATCGGGATGGTTCCGATTTCAGAAGAGGAAGTGACTCAGGATGATGTAGAGAATGTCGTACATACCGCTAAATCGGTGAGAGTGCGCGACGAGCATCGCATCCTGCACGTTATTCCTCAGGAATACGCGATCGACTATCAGGAAGGGATCAAGAATCCGGTTGGGCTTTCTGGCGTGCGTATGCAGGCGAAAGTGCACCTGATCACCTGCCACAACGACATGGCGAAGAACATCGTTAAAGCCGTTGAGCGTTGCGGACTGAAAGTAGATCAGCTGATTTTTGCCGGTCTCGCCTCCAGTTTTGCCGTTTTGACTGAAGACGAACGTGAGCTGGGCGTGTGTGTTGTCGATATTGGTGGCGGTACAATGGACATAGCCGTATATACCGGCGGCGCTTTACGGCACACTAAGGTTATTCCGTATGCAGGCAACGTTGTCACCAGCGATATCGCCTATGCGTTTGGCACACCGCCAACGGATGCTGAAGCGATTAAAGTGCGTCATGGTTGCGCGCTGGGCTCGATTGTCGGCAAAGATGAGAACGTTGAGGTACCGAGCGTGGGCGGACGTCCACCACGTAGCCTGCAACGTCAGACGCTGGCGGAAGTGATTGAGCCGCGTTATACCGAACTTTTGAATCTGGTTAATGACGAGATTCTGCAGTTACAGGAACAACTGCGTCAGCAGGGCGTAAAGCATCACTTAGCCGCAGGCATTGTCCTGACCGGTGGTGCAGCGCAAATTGAAGGACTGGCGGCCTGTGCGCAACGCGTATTCCATACGCAGGTGCGTATCGGACAGCCGCTGAATATTACCGGCCTGACTGACTATGCGCAGGAATCGTACTACTCCACTGCCGTGGGACTGTTGCATTACGGCAAAGAGTCGCACATGAACGGTGATGCAGAGACCGAAAAACGGGTCTCAGTAGGTAACTGGTTCAAGCGTATTAACAGTTGGTTAAAAAAAGAGTTTTAA
- the ftsQ gene encoding cell division protein FtsQ, which translates to MSQAAMRVRNREPQERIRTGRSNGARLFGIFFLLIVIGIMVAGGLVVLKWMNDASRLPLSKLVVTGQTHYTTHDDIRQAILSLGPPGTFMSQNVDILQQQIERLPWIKQVSVRKQWPDELKIHLVEYTPVARWNDLHMVDAEGNAFSVPASHVGKETLPMLYGPEGSEKEVLAGYHSMDDVLKARKFTLKVASMTARRSWQLVTSDDVRIELGRSDTMKRLNRFIELYPVLQQQGQNESKRISYVDLRYDSGASVGWTPVVMEPQDSNQQQNQAQAKQQ; encoded by the coding sequence ATGTCACAGGCGGCGATGAGAGTTCGAAACCGTGAACCGCAGGAGCGTATTCGCACCGGGCGCAGTAACGGTGCCCGACTGTTCGGCATTTTTTTCCTGCTGATCGTTATCGGGATTATGGTTGCCGGCGGGCTGGTGGTGCTGAAGTGGATGAACGATGCGTCCCGGCTGCCGTTGTCAAAACTGGTGGTGACAGGACAGACGCATTACACCACACACGACGATATTCGACAGGCGATTTTGTCGCTGGGTCCGCCCGGCACGTTTATGTCACAGAATGTGGACATTCTGCAGCAGCAGATTGAGCGGCTGCCGTGGATTAAGCAGGTCAGTGTGCGTAAGCAGTGGCCGGACGAACTGAAGATCCACCTGGTGGAGTACACGCCGGTGGCGCGCTGGAACGATTTGCATATGGTGGATGCAGAAGGTAACGCCTTCAGCGTACCCGCCAGTCATGTCGGCAAAGAGACACTGCCGATGCTGTATGGGCCAGAAGGGAGTGAGAAAGAGGTCCTGGCAGGCTATCACAGCATGGATGATGTGCTAAAAGCCCGGAAGTTTACCCTGAAGGTGGCGTCAATGACGGCCCGTCGTTCATGGCAGCTGGTCACCAGTGATGATGTACGTATCGAACTGGGACGCAGCGACACCATGAAACGACTGAATCGCTTTATTGAGCTCTACCCGGTACTGCAACAGCAAGGTCAGAACGAGAGCAAACGTATCAGCTACGTGGATTTGCGATATGACTCGGGCGCTTCTGTTGGCTGGACACCGGTCGTGATGGAGCCACAGGACAGTAATCAGCAACAGAACCAGGCACAGGCTAAACAACAATGA
- a CDS encoding D-alanine--D-alanine ligase has protein sequence MADKVAVLMGGTSAEREVSLNSGQAVIAGLREMGIDAHGIDTRDVSVLTLKEQGFTKAFIALHGRGGEDGTMQAVLEFLQLPYTGSGVMASAVTMDKLRTKLLWQGRGLPSGKFVWLTRQQFEGGLDEESNAAIAALGLPLFVKPACEGSSVGISRVNDLHALPAALEMAFKYDNDVLVEAFLSGAEYTVAIVGDRILPSIEIKSASEFYDYEAKYISDDTQYVCPAELSAEREAELQQLVLAAWRALGCRGWGRVDVMTDGEGRFQLLEANTSPGMTSHSLVPMAAKQAGMSFPQLVAHILELAD, from the coding sequence ATGGCGGATAAAGTTGCAGTATTAATGGGTGGCACGTCGGCAGAGCGCGAGGTTTCGCTCAACTCGGGTCAGGCCGTGATTGCCGGATTGCGGGAAATGGGTATCGATGCACATGGCATCGATACCCGCGATGTCTCCGTGCTGACGCTGAAAGAGCAGGGCTTTACCAAAGCCTTTATCGCGCTACATGGTCGCGGCGGTGAAGATGGCACGATGCAGGCGGTGCTGGAATTCCTGCAACTGCCTTACACCGGCAGCGGCGTGATGGCATCGGCGGTGACGATGGATAAGTTGCGCACCAAACTGCTGTGGCAGGGGCGTGGTTTACCATCAGGAAAATTTGTCTGGCTGACGCGTCAGCAGTTTGAGGGCGGGCTGGATGAGGAGAGCAACGCGGCGATTGCAGCGCTTGGCCTGCCACTGTTTGTGAAGCCAGCCTGTGAAGGCTCCAGCGTGGGCATCAGCCGTGTTAACGATCTGCACGCGCTGCCAGCGGCACTGGAGATGGCGTTTAAGTACGACAATGACGTACTGGTCGAGGCGTTTCTCAGCGGCGCGGAGTATACCGTCGCGATTGTGGGCGATCGTATCCTGCCCTCAATAGAAATAAAGAGCGCCAGCGAGTTCTATGACTATGAAGCTAAATACATTTCTGACGATACTCAGTACGTCTGTCCGGCCGAGTTAAGTGCTGAACGTGAAGCTGAATTGCAGCAGCTGGTGCTGGCGGCCTGGCGTGCGCTGGGCTGTCGTGGCTGGGGACGGGTTGATGTGATGACCGACGGGGAAGGGCGCTTTCAGTTACTGGAAGCCAATACTTCACCAGGCATGACCAGCCACAGTCTGGTTCCTATGGCAGCAAAACAGGCGGGTATGAGCTTCCCGCAGCTGGTAGCCCATATTCTGGAGCTGGCCGACTGA
- the murC gene encoding UDP-N-acetylmuramate--L-alanine ligase yields the protein MNTQQLAKLRSIVPEMRRVRHIHFVGIGGAGMGGIAEVLANEGYHISGSDLAPNPVTQNLIALGATIYFNHRPENVTDASVVVVSSAVSQDNPELVAAREQRIPVIRRAEMLAELMRFRHGIAVAGTHGKTTTTAMVSSIYAEAGLDPTFVNGGLVKAAGTHARLGNSRYLIAEADESDASFLHLQPMVAIVTNIEADHMDTYQGDFENLKQTFINFLHNLPFYGRAVMCVDDAVIRDLIPRVGRHITTYGFSDDADLRIENYEQSGAQGHFTLIRQDKAPLQITLNAPGRHNALNAAAAVAVASEEGIEDNAILAALESFQGTGRRFDLLGEFPTEPVNGQSGTAMLVDDYGHHPTEVDATIKAARAGWPDKKLVMVFQPHRYSRTRDLFDDFANVLSHVDVLLMLDVYSAGETAIPGADSRSLCRAIRNRGKVDPILVPEHDALPEMLAPLLSGNDLILVQGAGNVGKVARKLADTKLQPERKAEDRHGG from the coding sequence ATGAATACACAACAATTGGCAAAACTGCGTTCTATCGTGCCCGAGATGCGTCGCGTCCGGCACATCCACTTTGTCGGCATCGGCGGTGCTGGCATGGGCGGTATTGCCGAAGTGTTAGCAAATGAAGGCTACCATATCAGCGGTTCAGATCTGGCCCCTAACCCGGTGACGCAGAATCTGATTGCGCTGGGTGCCACTATTTATTTTAACCATCGCCCTGAAAACGTGACTGATGCCAGCGTGGTCGTGGTTTCCAGCGCCGTTTCGCAGGATAACCCTGAACTGGTAGCGGCACGTGAACAGCGCATTCCGGTGATCCGTCGCGCGGAGATGCTGGCTGAACTGATGCGTTTCCGTCACGGCATTGCCGTTGCAGGGACCCATGGCAAAACGACGACGACGGCGATGGTGTCGAGCATTTATGCGGAAGCGGGTCTCGATCCGACCTTCGTTAACGGCGGACTGGTTAAAGCAGCTGGCACCCATGCCCGTCTGGGTAACAGCCGGTATCTGATTGCTGAAGCGGATGAGAGCGATGCGTCGTTTCTGCATCTGCAGCCGATGGTGGCGATTGTGACCAACATTGAAGCTGACCATATGGACACCTATCAGGGCGATTTTGAGAACCTGAAGCAGACCTTTATTAACTTCCTGCACAACCTGCCGTTTTACGGTCGTGCGGTGATGTGCGTGGATGATGCAGTTATTCGTGATCTGATTCCTCGCGTGGGCCGTCATATCACCACGTACGGTTTCAGTGACGATGCGGATCTGCGCATTGAAAATTACGAGCAGAGTGGCGCGCAGGGGCATTTCACTCTGATTCGTCAGGATAAAGCGCCGCTGCAGATTACGCTGAACGCGCCGGGCCGCCACAATGCCCTGAACGCGGCCGCCGCTGTCGCCGTCGCCAGTGAAGAAGGCATCGAAGACAATGCGATTCTGGCCGCACTGGAGAGCTTCCAGGGCACAGGCCGTCGCTTTGATCTGCTGGGTGAATTCCCGACCGAGCCGGTCAATGGACAATCGGGCACCGCGATGCTGGTGGATGATTACGGTCATCACCCAACCGAAGTTGACGCGACGATTAAAGCCGCGCGCGCAGGCTGGCCGGATAAAAAGCTGGTGATGGTGTTTCAGCCGCACCGTTATAGCCGTACCCGCGATTTGTTTGATGATTTCGCCAACGTACTGTCGCATGTCGATGTGTTGCTGATGCTGGATGTGTACTCCGCTGGTGAGACCGCGATTCCAGGCGCTGACAGTCGTTCGCTCTGCCGTGCCATTCGTAACCGGGGCAAGGTCGATCCGATTCTGGTGCCGGAACATGACGCACTGCCGGAGATGCTTGCACCGCTGCTGTCAGGCAATGACCTGATTCTGGTACAGGGTGCCGGGAACGTCGGCAAGGTTGCCCGCAAGCTGGCGGACACGAAGCTCCAGCCGGAACGCAAAGCGGAGGATCGTCATGGCGGATAA